The Deltaproteobacteria bacterium genome has a window encoding:
- a CDS encoding Cache 3/Cache 2 fusion domain-containing protein, whose protein sequence is MRKGSLHFKLVVAGVLLVLIPVALLGVLSVNKTTKALKEISGDRAIHIAKNLAEMTQILLTEEEKLAASLSRTNAVVKAVTELEEKGPEKAKEAVAVLDRELAAIKKRLGDQYETLSVTDSKGKVFSDGVGGSHKGIDISSRPYFQTAKIEGKVVISDPVKSKSSGKPVIPVCAPIFSSSGKFAGALITVLRIESLCDAITSHKVGKTGYPFMVDEKGLTIAHPNKENIFRLNVKEIPGMEDIAERMLNREVGIEGYQYKGQNKTAAFASIPITGWSIAVTQANEEFLGTASSIRNRIFLLGGGLLIAAVLGAIFFARSISRSIQRIIQGLSEGAEQMASAASQVSSASQSLAEASSEQAASLEETSSSLEEMSSMTKQNADHATEADNLMKEANSIVGKANGSMKDLIQAMEEITKSSEETSNIIRTIDEIAFQTNLLALNAAVEAARAGEAGAGFAVVADEVRNLAMRAAEAAKNTAILIEDTVKSIKDGSELVARTNEEFSQVSQSAAKVGELVGEIAAASTEQARGIEQINSAVAEMDKVVQQNAANAEESASASEEMSAQAEQMKAMVKELTALIQGSGKGTRRRKERFAKKAEPSMARKENQKQAQVLQKVSGGGESLPVSGGNREVRPEKVIPLNEDDFQDF, encoded by the coding sequence GCTGGCCGCAAGCCTCTCACGGACCAATGCCGTCGTTAAGGCCGTCACTGAGTTGGAGGAAAAAGGGCCTGAAAAAGCAAAGGAGGCTGTTGCAGTCCTTGACAGGGAACTGGCGGCCATCAAGAAGCGACTGGGTGACCAGTACGAAACCCTTTCCGTGACCGATTCCAAGGGGAAGGTTTTTTCAGATGGTGTTGGGGGCAGTCATAAAGGAATCGATATCTCAAGTCGGCCTTACTTTCAAACAGCAAAAATAGAAGGGAAGGTCGTTATCTCAGATCCTGTCAAGTCGAAATCCTCCGGAAAACCGGTCATTCCAGTGTGTGCCCCGATCTTTTCGTCAAGCGGAAAATTCGCGGGGGCATTAATCACCGTGCTCAGGATTGAGTCTCTCTGTGATGCCATTACATCCCACAAAGTTGGGAAAACCGGGTATCCTTTCATGGTGGACGAAAAGGGGTTGACTATCGCCCATCCCAACAAAGAAAACATCTTCAGGTTGAATGTCAAGGAAATCCCGGGAATGGAAGACATCGCAGAGAGGATGCTGAACCGGGAAGTGGGTATTGAGGGTTATCAATACAAGGGCCAGAACAAAACTGCCGCCTTTGCCTCCATTCCTATTACCGGGTGGAGTATCGCTGTAACCCAGGCCAATGAAGAGTTTCTCGGGACGGCCAGCAGTATCCGAAATCGTATTTTTTTGCTAGGTGGGGGACTGTTGATCGCGGCCGTTCTGGGAGCGATTTTCTTCGCAAGGAGTATCTCCAGGTCGATTCAACGAATCATCCAGGGGCTCAGTGAGGGAGCGGAGCAGATGGCATCGGCTGCAAGCCAGGTCTCTTCAGCGAGCCAGTCGCTGGCCGAGGCCTCCTCCGAGCAGGCTGCATCACTCGAGGAGACCTCTTCCTCCCTTGAGGAGATGTCGTCCATGACCAAGCAGAATGCGGATCATGCCACCGAGGCGGATAACCTCATGAAGGAGGCAAATTCCATCGTTGGCAAGGCAAACGGGAGCATGAAGGATCTGATCCAGGCCATGGAGGAAATTACGAAGTCAAGCGAAGAAACCTCCAATATCATCCGCACCATTGATGAGATCGCCTTCCAGACCAATCTCCTGGCCTTGAACGCTGCCGTAGAGGCGGCCAGGGCCGGGGAGGCCGGGGCGGGGTTCGCCGTTGTGGCGGACGAAGTCAGGAATCTGGCCATGAGGGCGGCCGAGGCCGCGAAAAACACGGCGATCCTTATCGAGGATACAGTCAAGAGTATCAAGGACGGATCGGAACTGGTGGCCAGAACCAACGAAGAGTTTTCCCAGGTATCCCAGAGCGCCGCGAAGGTGGGTGAGCTTGTAGGTGAAATCGCCGCCGCCTCCACTGAACAGGCCCGCGGGATCGAGCAGATAAACTCGGCGGTGGCAGAGATGGACAAGGTCGTGCAGCAAAACGCGGCCAATGCTGAAGAATCGGCCAGCGCCTCCGAGGAGATGAGCGCACAGGCTGAACAGATGAAGGCCATGGTGAAGGAATTGACGGCCCTGATTCAAGGATCCGGCAAAGGAACCAGAAGAAGGAAAGAACGCTTTGCCAAGAAAGCTGAGCCTTCCATGGCCCGCAAGGAAAACCAAAAACAAGCCCAGGTCCTTCAGAAGGTTTCCGGGGGCGGAGAATCCCTTCCCGTCAGTGGTGGAAACCGGGAAGTCAGGCCTGAAAAAGTCATTCCTTTGAACGAAGACGATTTCCAGGATTTTTAA